Proteins found in one Erythrobacter sp. KY5 genomic segment:
- a CDS encoding TetR/AcrR family transcriptional regulator: protein MNLETPVNQREKQRLKTRGEILDAALNIFAEKGFDATSVREIAGSVGVNHGLIRHHFTNKEELWKEAVALLFGRMEAELAIEPGSEDHLSEFDRLKNGIRRYVRYCARHPEHARIMVQQSIHGSERFKWMVEKFIAPLHRAGQVSREKYASQRLWPAINEISITYILVAASQMPFVLAQEIQEIYGLEPTEPEWVERHADAIIALFFEHSVNTD from the coding sequence ATGAACTTAGAGACGCCAGTCAATCAACGCGAAAAGCAGCGACTGAAAACGCGAGGCGAGATACTCGACGCAGCGCTTAATATCTTTGCGGAAAAGGGTTTCGATGCGACGAGCGTGCGCGAAATCGCCGGCAGCGTCGGCGTGAATCATGGCCTCATCCGGCATCATTTCACGAATAAGGAAGAATTGTGGAAAGAAGCGGTCGCTTTGCTGTTTGGTCGCATGGAGGCCGAATTGGCGATCGAGCCGGGCAGCGAAGATCATTTGAGCGAATTCGATCGGCTCAAGAACGGCATTCGCCGATATGTTCGCTATTGCGCCCGTCACCCGGAACACGCGCGCATCATGGTGCAGCAATCGATCCACGGGAGCGAGCGCTTCAAGTGGATGGTCGAGAAATTTATCGCTCCGCTGCATCGCGCCGGGCAGGTGTCTCGAGAAAAGTACGCATCGCAGCGCCTTTGGCCAGCGATCAACGAGATATCGATCACTTACATTCTGGTCGCTGCGTCCCAGATGCCATTTGTGCTCGCTCAAGAGATTCAGGAAATCTATGGGTTGGAGCCCACTGAGCCTGAATGGGTCGAACGGCATGCCGATGCGATTATCGCCCTGTTTTTCGAGCATTCCGTGAACACCGACTAG
- a CDS encoding MFS transporter has protein sequence MTTDAGRELPRWRRAAYGFGDFGFNLYWSTASMFLLYYYTDVLLLSATTAGLIFLVAMVWDGISDPIMGYLAERTRTRWGSYRPYLLFGGPALAVTMVLMFYRPAYESTALVVYAAATHVLFRTFYTVMSIPYSSLSARITRSSAVRNELSAWRMVSATSGGFLVAFATLRLVEYFGQGDLAAGFFWTAICFAALSLPIYLFLFFTTQEPTSPSASSVNENAIGLLDALGALFRNRAFMLVCLATALLFMGGVMTSKTLIYYYKYTLGDEAASGTALALMTGGAAILIPVWAWLATRLEKRTVWLSGLAISLAVSIAIYVNPLETVPVVTLLFALGAAGTAASYLSFWSMLPDTVEYGEWQTGKRVESLSFGLMSFVQKVSFGFAAAILGFLLDWIGYVPNAEQGASTLLSIKVIMTLLPAGFLAGAIALLWFYPLTSSRHREIVAELDAVR, from the coding sequence ATGACCACCGATGCGGGCCGCGAACTGCCGCGCTGGCGGCGGGCAGCCTACGGTTTCGGCGATTTCGGGTTCAATCTTTACTGGTCGACCGCCAGTATGTTCCTGCTCTATTATTACACGGACGTGCTGTTGCTTTCAGCCACAACGGCCGGGCTGATCTTTCTGGTGGCCATGGTGTGGGACGGCATCAGCGATCCCATCATGGGCTATCTGGCAGAACGCACCCGGACGCGGTGGGGCAGCTATCGACCGTACCTGCTTTTCGGCGGACCCGCTCTTGCAGTGACGATGGTGCTGATGTTCTACCGCCCCGCTTACGAAAGCACTGCGCTGGTGGTCTATGCGGCAGCCACGCATGTCCTTTTCCGCACGTTCTACACCGTGATGTCGATCCCCTATTCATCGCTTTCCGCGCGCATCACGCGCAGCTCTGCGGTGCGCAACGAGCTTTCTGCCTGGCGGATGGTGTCGGCGACCTCGGGCGGCTTCCTGGTTGCCTTCGCCACTCTGCGGCTTGTCGAGTATTTCGGGCAGGGTGATCTGGCCGCCGGCTTCTTCTGGACTGCTATCTGCTTTGCTGCACTGTCGCTGCCGATCTACCTTTTCCTATTCTTCACGACACAGGAACCGACGTCACCCAGCGCTTCATCCGTCAACGAAAATGCCATAGGCCTTCTGGATGCGCTTGGCGCGTTGTTTCGCAATCGCGCTTTCATGCTTGTCTGTCTTGCGACTGCGCTGCTCTTTATGGGCGGCGTGATGACCAGCAAGACACTAATCTACTACTACAAGTATACGCTGGGTGACGAAGCGGCCTCGGGCACGGCGCTGGCTTTGATGACAGGCGGGGCCGCGATCCTCATTCCCGTTTGGGCATGGCTGGCAACGCGACTGGAGAAGCGGACGGTTTGGCTCTCCGGTCTTGCAATATCGCTGGCTGTCTCGATCGCAATCTATGTCAATCCGTTGGAGACCGTTCCCGTCGTCACCTTGCTGTTCGCGCTGGGTGCTGCAGGCACTGCGGCTAGTTACCTGTCGTTCTGGTCCATGCTGCCTGACACTGTCGAATACGGCGAGTGGCAGACCGGCAAGAGGGTCGAGTCTCTTTCCTTCGGTCTGATGTCTTTCGTTCAGAAGGTCAGCTTCGGCTTCGCCGCAGCCATACTCGGATTCCTGCTGGACTGGATCGGCTACGTACCCAATGCCGAGCAGGGGGCCTCGACGCTGTTATCAATCAAGGTCATCATGACCTTGCTGCCAGCCGGCTTTCTTGCCGGCGCGATCGCCCTGTTGTGGTTCTATCCGCTCACTTCGTCGCGCCATCGCGAGATCGTGGCCGAGCTTGACGCTGTGCGATAA
- a CDS encoding GDSL-type esterase/lipase family protein — MQLSAAILLPICALATLGSVSADAGQPAPSPPAQQRTVPQAALDAYIELRQARRAELWRAFPGEQEAIVFAGSSIVEEGPFEAMFPGYTVVNRGIGADTTIGLLDRLDEIIALRPAKLFLYIGGNDRSRLDDTPEAAFARLEQIVQGVREASPATQLYVHTLFPREAEHATWIEAFNTRVRGLDGRDGVDVIDVYPLALGEGGAIDPVLTNDGIHLLPEGYRRWQKALQSGPLPPKTDPPPSFDAEIKQ, encoded by the coding sequence ATGCAATTGTCTGCTGCGATCTTGCTCCCGATATGCGCGCTTGCCACGCTCGGCAGTGTGTCTGCAGATGCCGGACAACCTGCGCCCTCCCCTCCCGCGCAGCAACGGACGGTCCCCCAGGCTGCCTTGGATGCCTATATTGAGCTGCGACAGGCCCGCAGAGCAGAGCTGTGGCGTGCCTTTCCTGGCGAGCAGGAGGCGATCGTGTTCGCGGGATCCAGCATTGTCGAGGAAGGACCGTTCGAAGCCATGTTCCCCGGCTACACCGTGGTGAACCGCGGGATAGGCGCAGACACGACTATCGGACTTCTCGACCGGCTCGACGAAATCATCGCCCTGCGCCCGGCCAAGCTGTTCTTGTATATTGGCGGCAACGATCGCAGCAGGCTGGACGATACGCCGGAGGCAGCCTTCGCGAGGCTCGAACAGATCGTGCAAGGCGTGCGTGAAGCCAGCCCCGCGACCCAGCTTTACGTTCATACTCTCTTCCCGCGCGAGGCAGAGCATGCGACGTGGATCGAGGCCTTCAACACCCGTGTGCGCGGGCTCGACGGGCGAGATGGTGTGGATGTCATCGACGTGTATCCTCTTGCACTGGGAGAAGGCGGTGCGATCGACCCTGTCCTGACTAACGACGGAATTCATCTTCTGCCCGAAGGGTACAGGCGATGGCAAAAAGCCCTTCAGTCCGGCCCCCTGCCTCCAAAGACCGATCCGCCGCCATCCTTTGACGCGGAGATAAAGCAATGA
- a CDS encoding isoprenylcysteine carboxylmethyltransferase family protein → MRKLLMLVFAAVAYLLSLASLTYIVGFIADIGVPKGISDGEQVSIWAAIVIDATLIAMFGLHHSITARSSFKRWWTKIVPAPIERATYLYMTAINVGLLVYYWKPIPITIWRVEAPVSLGLILTAYAGVWVMMVAATFHFGHFRFLGLAQAWENFRQTPPEKGAMSARFLYALVRHPISVGWMLAPFFVAHFTVGHLVFAGATMAYVLLATPFEEADLIEEIGEPYREYRRRVPAFVPFTGQRGSPSDPQPKLGESRASENQARS, encoded by the coding sequence ATGCGCAAACTTCTCATGCTTGTATTCGCGGCAGTCGCCTATCTACTCAGTCTGGCAAGCCTCACCTATATTGTCGGGTTCATCGCTGACATTGGCGTGCCCAAGGGCATTAGCGATGGCGAGCAGGTCTCGATCTGGGCGGCGATTGTGATCGACGCCACGCTGATCGCCATGTTCGGACTGCATCACTCGATCACTGCGAGATCATCGTTCAAGCGTTGGTGGACGAAGATCGTCCCGGCACCGATCGAGCGGGCAACATATCTGTACATGACGGCGATCAATGTCGGCTTGCTGGTCTATTACTGGAAGCCCATTCCGATCACGATCTGGCGGGTAGAAGCGCCTGTATCGTTAGGATTGATATTGACGGCCTATGCGGGGGTGTGGGTCATGATGGTGGCAGCAACCTTCCACTTCGGTCACTTCAGGTTCCTGGGCCTTGCGCAGGCGTGGGAGAATTTCCGGCAAACACCGCCCGAGAAAGGAGCGATGAGCGCAAGGTTCCTTTACGCTCTGGTCCGCCATCCGATCAGCGTCGGCTGGATGCTTGCCCCCTTCTTCGTAGCGCATTTCACGGTCGGCCATCTTGTGTTTGCGGGCGCGACCATGGCTTATGTGCTTCTCGCGACACCATTCGAGGAGGCCGACCTGATCGAGGAGATCGGCGAACCCTACCGCGAATATCGCAGGCGTGTTCCGGCTTTCGTGCCTTTCACGGGGCAGCGCGGCTCGCCATCCGACCCACAACCCAAGTTGGGAGAAAGCCGTGCAAGCGAAAACCAAGCTCGGAGTTAG
- a CDS encoding beta-glucosidase, translating into MPDLSPRKGMTAWQIAQTIDRVIAEALLEEKVAMMSGKGFLAQIREDNGEWGKRPYRAGAGLDRLNVPYLWFTDGPRGVARGQSTCFPCSMSRGASFDIDLERRIGEIMGIETRAQDCNLSGAVCINLLRHPAWGRAQETYGEDPHHLGEMGAALAVGIQTHNVMATVKHFALNSVENTRFSIDVTIEDDVLREVYLPHFKRVLDAGCATVMSAYNKMNGEYCGQHYELLTDILRGEWGFDGFVHSDWVLGVYKPYGASAGLDVENPEPVVYGERLVNAVEQGQIAPGVIDTACRRILTTLYTFLSAEDPLPEYKAEYVACEDHRAVALEAAEKGAVLLENSGVLPLSQDIGKLAVVGALSNIENTGDFGSSRVNAPYTITPLQGLRDHLGEKRVLHADGADEKATSEALDQADAIVAVVGYTADDEGEYIPGDLVPQMPDAVKEMLDDRENEREPRGGDRASLSLPDAHVALIEKAKATGKPVIVVIVAGSAVMVEEWREGTGAILQTFYSGMEGGTALARLLFGLVTPSGRLPFTVAKDAADYPFFDRTATAITYDRWHGYTKFEREGLQPRYPFGHGLSYTEFETRALRVTDRGDNLEVSVSVHNKGSVAGAHVALAYVRSPRTTENYAERLLRGFTRVYLEPQETRAATILIDKQQLRRFDKDTREWFLPKGRYVLEIDGSSAEIAL; encoded by the coding sequence GTGCCGGACCTCTCGCCGCGCAAAGGCATGACCGCATGGCAAATCGCGCAGACCATCGACCGGGTCATCGCGGAAGCCTTGCTCGAGGAAAAAGTCGCGATGATGAGCGGCAAGGGTTTCCTCGCTCAGATCCGGGAAGATAACGGAGAATGGGGCAAACGCCCCTACCGCGCCGGCGCCGGTCTCGATCGGCTGAATGTCCCCTATCTGTGGTTCACCGACGGGCCGCGCGGAGTGGCGCGCGGGCAGTCGACATGCTTTCCCTGTTCGATGTCGCGCGGGGCCAGCTTCGACATCGATCTGGAGCGGCGGATCGGCGAGATCATGGGGATCGAGACGCGCGCTCAGGATTGCAACCTCTCGGGCGCAGTATGCATCAATCTGCTGCGCCATCCGGCCTGGGGCCGCGCGCAGGAAACCTATGGCGAGGACCCGCACCATCTGGGCGAAATGGGCGCCGCGCTCGCCGTTGGCATCCAGACCCACAATGTCATGGCGACGGTCAAACATTTCGCGCTCAACTCGGTCGAGAACACCCGCTTCTCGATCGATGTGACGATCGAGGACGACGTGCTTCGCGAGGTCTATCTGCCGCATTTCAAACGCGTGCTGGATGCCGGCTGCGCAACCGTGATGAGCGCCTACAACAAGATGAACGGCGAGTATTGCGGGCAGCATTACGAGTTGTTGACCGACATTTTGCGTGGCGAATGGGGTTTCGACGGTTTCGTCCACTCGGACTGGGTCCTGGGTGTCTACAAACCCTATGGCGCCAGCGCGGGGCTCGATGTCGAAAACCCTGAGCCGGTTGTCTATGGCGAGCGCTTGGTGAATGCGGTTGAGCAGGGACAGATCGCACCCGGCGTCATCGACACCGCGTGCCGCAGAATTCTGACCACGCTCTACACCTTCCTCTCGGCAGAAGACCCGCTTCCCGAATACAAGGCCGAATATGTGGCCTGCGAAGACCACCGCGCTGTCGCGCTCGAAGCGGCGGAGAAGGGGGCTGTCCTGCTCGAAAATTCAGGGGTGCTCCCGCTGTCGCAGGATATCGGAAAGCTGGCGGTCGTCGGCGCTCTTTCCAACATCGAGAACACCGGTGATTTCGGATCGAGCAGGGTGAACGCGCCCTATACGATCACGCCCTTGCAAGGGCTGCGCGACCACCTTGGCGAGAAACGCGTGCTCCACGCAGACGGGGCAGACGAAAAGGCGACTTCAGAGGCGTTGGATCAGGCCGATGCGATCGTCGCCGTGGTGGGTTACACGGCCGACGACGAAGGCGAATATATTCCCGGTGACCTCGTGCCGCAGATGCCCGACGCGGTGAAGGAGATGTTGGACGATCGCGAAAACGAGCGCGAACCGCGTGGCGGCGACCGTGCCTCGCTCTCGCTGCCGGATGCACACGTTGCGCTGATCGAAAAGGCCAAGGCGACGGGCAAGCCGGTGATCGTGGTCATTGTGGCTGGATCGGCAGTGATGGTCGAAGAATGGCGCGAGGGGACGGGAGCCATCTTGCAGACCTTCTACTCGGGAATGGAAGGCGGAACCGCCCTCGCTCGTTTGCTTTTCGGGCTGGTTACTCCATCGGGGCGGCTTCCGTTCACCGTCGCCAAGGACGCGGCTGACTACCCGTTCTTTGATCGCACGGCCACCGCCATCACCTATGATCGCTGGCATGGCTACACAAAATTTGAGCGCGAAGGCCTGCAGCCGCGTTATCCTTTCGGTCATGGGCTCAGCTATACTGAGTTTGAGACACGCGCCCTCAGGGTTACCGACCGAGGCGATAATCTCGAAGTGAGTGTGTCAGTTCACAATAAAGGGTCCGTTGCAGGCGCGCATGTTGCGCTCGCCTATGTTCGGTCTCCGCGTACGACCGAGAATTACGCCGAACGACTGTTGCGAGGTTTCACGCGTGTTTACCTCGAACCGCAAGAAACTAGAGCGGCAACGATCTTGATCGACAAGCAGCAGTTGCGGCGCTTCGACAAGGACACGCGCGAATGGTTCCTGCCGAAGGGCCGGTATGTTCTGGAGATAGATGGAAGCTCAGCAGAGATCGCACTCTAG
- a CDS encoding TonB-dependent receptor, with product MKRSIWLAGTCGLASCVWLPAQAQSADGELPDEAVEESSNVIIVTATRREESLQEVPVAVTAISGEVLDNAGIGSVEALTAIAPSVTFTQSSNDQNNSINIRGVGTSVFSQGVESSVSVVVDDVVMARQAMGFQDLADVQRVEVLRGPQSTLFGKNASAGVISVTTQAPTSNFSGMIDGQVAEGGEYALRASLSGPLGGDFSGRLTGYYKEFDGQIENLSDGRDLNGYQNWGLRGKILFQPGNGDSSFTLIGDYRKSEQDCCIYVARDTSNASGAIGGGRIDDLLNPVVAGRENAQSNVNAPVFNNSEQWGVSGKADLDVGGGYTLTSISAYRWYDFVNNIDVDLLDLEDPELGIITFDLNSGTTKITQLSQEVRLTSPQGPPFDFVLGGFAFLLDIDRTFQRRFEILLPLFGGFQINQSGQFDAAVSTQNLALFGSANVYLTDDTVVFGGARLINETLDYRVNRDPADVLVPGDRPFGGNPGTFLALVDQTEDTAVTGDIGIRHAFGPDVNAYARYARGYKGRGIDSGFGAPQGVEPIEAETSDAFELGLKSSLLNDDLIINLALFHTDFENFQEQAAVLVTDPNNLLSAETRLTNVGSVRTRGVEVDAIFTPTDSFFIQAGVAYTDASITEFENASCYFQQTAAEGCVPVTLDDGGTPGDPSDDIVQNLQDLSGSDLPNAPEWRVTGLVRKEFPIAAAFNPFVQVSGRWQSSLNYSLDGDPRADQSGYAIVNIAVGIEADDGSYSVSVFANNVFDEFYATNIFGDPLFGNSGVVSQYVPRDFSRYFGARARFSF from the coding sequence ATGAAGCGATCGATCTGGCTTGCCGGCACCTGCGGCCTTGCATCTTGTGTTTGGCTGCCGGCCCAGGCCCAGTCTGCGGATGGCGAGTTGCCGGACGAGGCAGTCGAGGAAAGCTCCAACGTCATCATCGTGACGGCGACGCGGCGCGAGGAAAGCTTGCAGGAAGTGCCGGTCGCAGTCACCGCCATCTCGGGCGAGGTCCTCGACAATGCCGGCATCGGCTCGGTGGAGGCCCTGACCGCAATCGCGCCGAGCGTGACCTTCACGCAATCTTCGAACGATCAGAACAATTCCATCAACATTCGCGGGGTCGGCACATCCGTGTTCTCGCAAGGCGTGGAATCGAGCGTATCCGTCGTCGTCGACGATGTCGTGATGGCGCGTCAGGCAATGGGCTTTCAGGATCTGGCCGACGTACAGCGAGTCGAAGTCCTGCGCGGCCCGCAATCGACGCTGTTCGGGAAAAACGCGTCTGCCGGTGTGATTTCCGTCACAACGCAAGCCCCGACGAGCAACTTTAGCGGCATGATCGACGGACAGGTCGCGGAAGGCGGCGAATACGCTCTGCGCGCATCGCTTTCGGGGCCTCTCGGCGGCGACTTCAGTGGGCGACTGACCGGATATTACAAGGAGTTCGACGGCCAAATCGAAAACCTGTCCGACGGGCGCGATCTCAACGGATACCAGAACTGGGGCCTGCGCGGAAAAATCCTTTTCCAGCCGGGTAATGGAGATTCAAGTTTCACCCTGATCGGCGACTATCGCAAATCCGAACAGGATTGCTGCATCTATGTCGCGCGGGATACCAGCAATGCGTCCGGCGCCATCGGCGGCGGCAGGATCGACGATCTGCTTAATCCGGTCGTGGCGGGCCGGGAAAATGCGCAGAGCAACGTAAACGCACCCGTTTTCAACAACAGCGAACAATGGGGCGTGTCGGGCAAGGCGGACCTCGATGTCGGCGGTGGTTACACCTTGACCTCGATCTCTGCCTATCGCTGGTACGACTTCGTAAACAATATCGATGTCGACCTGCTCGATCTGGAAGACCCCGAGCTTGGGATCATCACCTTCGATCTCAACAGCGGCACGACCAAGATCACGCAGCTTTCGCAGGAAGTGCGCCTGACGTCGCCGCAAGGTCCTCCGTTCGACTTCGTGCTTGGCGGCTTCGCTTTCTTGCTCGACATCGACCGAACCTTCCAGCGTCGCTTCGAGATTCTGCTGCCGCTTTTCGGAGGCTTCCAGATTAACCAGAGCGGGCAGTTCGATGCTGCGGTCAGCACCCAGAACCTGGCGCTGTTCGGCAGCGCGAATGTCTATCTGACAGACGACACGGTGGTCTTCGGCGGCGCACGATTGATCAACGAGACGCTCGATTACCGGGTGAACCGCGACCCTGCCGACGTGCTGGTACCGGGCGACCGGCCATTCGGTGGCAACCCGGGCACGTTCCTCGCTCTGGTCGACCAGACCGAGGATACCGCCGTAACGGGCGACATCGGGATCCGCCATGCCTTCGGCCCCGATGTGAACGCTTATGCGCGCTATGCGCGGGGTTACAAGGGTCGCGGGATCGATTCCGGGTTCGGCGCGCCTCAGGGCGTCGAGCCGATCGAGGCGGAAACTTCGGACGCCTTCGAACTCGGGCTGAAATCGTCGTTGCTCAACGACGATCTGATCATCAACCTGGCCCTTTTCCATACCGACTTCGAGAATTTTCAGGAGCAGGCCGCTGTCCTCGTCACTGATCCCAACAACCTCCTGTCGGCCGAAACGCGCCTTACCAATGTCGGGTCGGTCCGCACCAGAGGCGTCGAAGTGGACGCGATCTTCACGCCTACCGACAGTTTCTTCATCCAGGCTGGCGTTGCCTATACCGACGCGTCAATCACCGAATTCGAGAACGCATCGTGCTATTTCCAGCAGACTGCCGCCGAAGGATGCGTGCCGGTTACTTTGGACGATGGCGGCACTCCCGGTGATCCGTCCGACGATATCGTGCAGAACCTTCAGGATCTTTCGGGCTCCGATTTGCCAAACGCCCCCGAATGGCGCGTGACGGGACTGGTCAGAAAGGAATTCCCGATCGCGGCGGCGTTCAATCCGTTTGTCCAGGTCTCCGGCCGTTGGCAAAGCAGCCTGAACTACTCCCTGGACGGGGATCCCAGAGCGGATCAGTCGGGGTATGCAATCGTGAACATTGCGGTCGGGATCGAAGCCGATGACGGCTCCTATTCGGTTTCGGTGTTCGCCAACAACGTGTTCGACGAGTTCTACGCGACGAACATCTTCGGCGATCCCCTGTTCGGGAATTCGGGCGTCGTAAGCCAGTATGTCCCGCGCGACTTTTCCCGCTACTTCGGCGCGCGCGCGCGTTTCTCATTTTGA
- a CDS encoding putative quinol monooxygenase — MKNQLILSILAALLVGLSACTPSTSKPGDAVSLIIRFEASEQGVQEFAEIMAGVSDAMASEPGFMSAKVNRNVDDPNIFVLEEVWATKQLHQEHFNRINQSGDWSHISSLLIEEPDMGYYKSM, encoded by the coding sequence ATGAAAAATCAGCTAATCCTATCGATACTGGCAGCGCTCCTGGTCGGTCTGTCTGCATGTACCCCTTCAACTTCAAAGCCTGGCGATGCGGTCTCGCTGATCATCAGGTTCGAGGCGAGCGAGCAGGGAGTGCAGGAGTTCGCCGAAATCATGGCCGGCGTATCGGACGCCATGGCATCGGAGCCGGGCTTCATGTCCGCAAAGGTCAATCGCAATGTCGATGATCCGAACATCTTCGTCCTCGAGGAAGTCTGGGCGACGAAACAGCTGCATCAGGAACATTTCAACCGCATCAACCAATCGGGTGATTGGTCGCACATCAGTTCGCTGCTGATCGAAGAGCCCGACATGGGCTACTACAAGTCGATGTGA
- a CDS encoding AlpA family transcriptional regulator — protein MGSLSNEQALLVRRTIFLTTAELAERWRISSRTLERWRDKGIGPAYTRIGNRVRYHIDVIERAEREWSSINPEHL, from the coding sequence ATGGGGAGCCTCTCAAACGAGCAGGCTCTCTTGGTCAGAAGGACGATATTTCTCACCACGGCTGAATTGGCCGAACGCTGGCGAATTAGTTCGCGCACCCTTGAACGGTGGCGAGACAAAGGGATCGGTCCAGCTTACACAAGAATAGGTAATCGGGTCCGCTATCACATTGACGTCATTGAGCGTGCTGAGCGCGAATGGTCGTCGATCAATCCCGAACATCTCTGA
- a CDS encoding formylglycine-generating enzyme family protein — MSKRLPSIITVCATLATLSACEGNEADQPKIAQARTCAPIASDPVSLEGGTFTMGSQLVYAEEGPERETTVDGFWIDPHEVTNAQFAAFVDATGYVTVAEKPVDPEALGIPRERIPPDLLKPGSAVFVPPGRPSNRYQDWWQYVPGANWKLPEGNGEPAAEPRNPVVHLAHADMLAYAKWRGGRLPTEAEWEYAASAGEPASTEQPSGDEANSWQGVFPMVNEEADGFYGVAPVGCYAPNAFGLYDMTGNVWEVTGDLYRPGHDPADRDRPKGPSETDAYDPLNPGLVTRVMKGGSYLCAPNYCQRYRPQSRQGRDPGLGASNVGFRLVYDAPPGPI, encoded by the coding sequence ATGAGCAAGCGCTTGCCATCTATCATTACTGTCTGCGCTACGCTCGCGACGCTGAGCGCTTGCGAGGGAAACGAGGCTGATCAACCGAAAATCGCGCAGGCGCGTACTTGCGCTCCGATCGCTTCGGACCCCGTGAGCCTCGAAGGGGGTACTTTCACGATGGGTTCGCAGCTTGTCTACGCCGAAGAGGGCCCCGAACGCGAAACCACGGTGGACGGTTTCTGGATCGATCCGCACGAGGTTACCAACGCACAGTTCGCCGCTTTCGTTGACGCCACCGGCTATGTCACCGTGGCCGAAAAGCCGGTTGATCCTGAAGCATTAGGCATTCCACGCGAACGCATTCCGCCGGATTTGCTCAAGCCGGGTTCGGCCGTCTTCGTTCCGCCGGGCAGACCGTCAAACCGGTACCAGGACTGGTGGCAATATGTGCCGGGCGCCAACTGGAAATTGCCCGAGGGCAATGGCGAGCCGGCAGCCGAACCCAGAAATCCCGTGGTGCACCTCGCCCATGCAGATATGCTCGCTTATGCTAAATGGCGCGGGGGGCGGCTCCCCACGGAAGCCGAGTGGGAATACGCAGCGAGCGCGGGTGAACCAGCTAGCACTGAACAGCCATCGGGTGACGAAGCAAACAGCTGGCAGGGAGTATTCCCCATGGTTAATGAGGAGGCAGATGGCTTCTATGGCGTCGCGCCAGTTGGATGTTACGCTCCCAATGCCTTCGGGCTGTACGATATGACCGGCAATGTCTGGGAAGTCACCGGCGATTTGTACCGCCCAGGCCATGATCCCGCTGACCGCGACCGTCCCAAGGGGCCAAGCGAAACCGATGCCTACGATCCGCTTAACCCGGGCCTCGTGACGCGAGTAATGAAAGGCGGGTCGTATCTATGCGCGCCAAATTATTGTCAGCGCTATCGCCCGCAGTCCCGTCAGGGACGGGATCCGGGACTCGGGGCAAGTAACGTCGGATTTCGACTGGTATATGACGCGCCGCCCGGGCCGATTTAG